The Tolypothrix sp. PCC 7712 region GATGATGTCTTTACCAATCGATCGCAAATCCGATTCGGCTAATGGTTCAGACTCGAATACATCTAAGGCTGCACCAGCTATTTTACCTTCTTTGATTGCCGCCGCTAAAGCTGCTTCATCAATGATCCCACCACGGGCGCAGTTAATAATCCGGGCAGTAGGCTTCATCTTTGCCAGGGTTTTGGCATTGATTAAATGCGCTGTTTCTGAAGTTTTGGGGATGTGTAAGGTGATGTAGTCTGCTTGCTGGATGAGCAAATCTAAATCAACTAATTGACAACCAATTTGTTCAGCTCGTTCTGTAGAGATGAAGGGATCGTAACCTAACAACTTCATTCCCATCGCCTTAGCTACAGCCGCCACGTGGGAACCAATTTTACCCAACCCAACAATACCGAGAGTTTTTTTGTAAACTTCCGCGCCGACAAAAGTTTTGCGATCCCACTCACCTTTTTTCACCGAGACATTTGCATCGGGGATGTGACGAGACAAAGCCAACATCATGGCGATCGCATGTTCGGCTGCTGCGATCGTGTTACCTTCAGGAGAATTGACAACCACAATCCCGTGGCGTGTGGCAGCGGGAACATCCACGTTATCCACACCCACACCTGCACGACCGATAATCTTTAACTGCGTGCCGGCTTCAATAATTTCTTGGGTGACGCGTGTACCCGAACGAATCATCAGCGCATCGTACTCACCAATAATTTCTATCAGTTCTGCTGGTTTTAAACCTGTTTTGACATCAACCGTTGCTACTTGCGAGAGAATGTCAATTCCAGCCTGGTCAATAGGATCGGAGACAAGAACCTTGGACATGATTACTTTGTTTAAAGCTACAAGTTTTGCTGCACAAGACTTTTTAGTTTAGTCTTTATCCGTTGCAATTCAGCAAAAATTCTTTATTGTAATATCAACTTATCCTTACACTGACACCTCTCACTGAGGGTATATATTAGTTACACAGGTGATATGGCGCTGCTGCCAAATGTGCTGAGTGCTGAGTTGCAAGTCAGAATATACTCTTCTGCCTACACCTCTGCTTCTGTTTTCTCACCTTGTCCCTTGTTGATGCTAGGTGCTGAGTTTCAGAATTTGAATTGATTTTTACTGCCTCCTATATTTGAATATCAGTGACTGTTCGTGTCACCTTTGGGTAAATATAAACCATGAATAGGGGACAGTATAGATATATTTATTAATCGTTAAGAGTTATCTGTATTTCTTTCTGGCTACGCAGTGGCTCAGGAATATCACTTGACGTTGCATTCATCCCCAGTAACACAGTACTGCTGAGTATCACTTTATTACTGTCAAGGTGTGTGCGTAGGCGTAACCCTTTCTTTTTAACGCGCCTATTTGTAGGTTCCAAATCTTAATACTTTGAACAAAGCCGGATTCAGTTTTCTTGAGATTTTCTTTACGAATCATCTCTTACATTAACAATGCCAACCTATACATTAGTAATGTCAACCGATACGTTGGCAATGTCAACCCTTACATTGGCAATGTCAACCCACACATTAGCAATGTCAACCGATACGTTGGCAATGTCAACCCACACATTAGCAATGTCAACCGATACGTTGGCAATGTCAACCCACACATTAGCAATGTCAACCGATACGTTGGCAATGTCAACCCCTACATTGGCAATGCTGATGAAGCAACTTGTGTGTACACTGTAGGCGCGTGGGAAGGGGAAAAGGGAAAGAAAAAACCTTTCACCCTTAACCTTTAACCTTTTCCCCAAAACCAAATTTTGGGTTCCAAACCCTATCTCTTGTAGTATTGCTTCCTTCCCCACCCCAACCATCATGACTGAACAACTGTGTACCTTTTTCCTCAACGGCATTTTTTTTGGGATTGACGTACAGCACGTTCAAGAAGTGATTCGTCCCCAAGTAATGACACCTGTACCCTTGGCTCCCTCAGATATTTGTGGCTTAATTAACCTGCGGGGACAAATTCTCACAGTCATTGATTTACAGCAGCGTTTAGAAATGGGTAAATCCACCATCCGCACCACAACCCCACTAGATGAAGCCCAAGGATTTAATATAGTTGTCTCGACTCACGATGAAGTAGTTAGCCTCCTGGTTGATGATGTTGGTGATGTCTTAGAATTCACACAAAATACATTTCAACCCCCACCAGCAACTTTAAAAGGTAGAATGCATCAGATGCTAGCTGGAGCTTATCCATACGCAGGGGGTTTGCTGCTAGTTCTAGATACTAAAAAAATTTTAGCTGCCAATTGAGGAGCACTTTGCAATGGCTACAAGTCGGAGTGGGAAAACAGCCAAAACTCCCTCAGAAAATACTATAAATACAGTTGAGAGCGATCGCACTCCCACAGATCCGCAACTGCAACCTTTACTGAATGCATTGATAGCCGCCAAAAATGGTGATTTTTCAGTCCGCTTACCAGTGGATAACAATGGATTAGCCGAAATCGCCACAGTTTTT contains the following coding sequences:
- the serA gene encoding phosphoglycerate dehydrogenase; amino-acid sequence: MSKVLVSDPIDQAGIDILSQVATVDVKTGLKPAELIEIIGEYDALMIRSGTRVTQEIIEAGTQLKIIGRAGVGVDNVDVPAATRHGIVVVNSPEGNTIAAAEHAIAMMLALSRHIPDANVSVKKGEWDRKTFVGAEVYKKTLGIVGLGKIGSHVAAVAKAMGMKLLGYDPFISTERAEQIGCQLVDLDLLIQQADYITLHIPKTSETAHLINAKTLAKMKPTARIINCARGGIIDEAALAAAIKEGKIAGAALDVFESEPLAESDLRSIGKDIILTPHLGASTAEAQVNVAIDVAEQIRDVLLGLPARSAVNIPGLGPDVLEELKPYMQLAETLGNLVGQLAGGRVELLNIRLQGELATNKSQPLVVASLKGLLYQALRERVNYVNASIEAKERGIRVIETRDASVRDYAGSLHLEATGTLGTHCVTGALLGDKEIHLTDVDGFPINVPPSKYMLFTLHRDMPGIIGKLGSLLGSFNVNIASMQVGRKIVRGDAVMALSIDDPLPEGILDEITKVPGIRDAYTVTL
- a CDS encoding chemotaxis protein CheW — its product is MTEQLCTFFLNGIFFGIDVQHVQEVIRPQVMTPVPLAPSDICGLINLRGQILTVIDLQQRLEMGKSTIRTTTPLDEAQGFNIVVSTHDEVVSLLVDDVGDVLEFTQNTFQPPPATLKGRMHQMLAGAYPYAGGLLLVLDTKKILAAN